Proteins encoded in a region of the Streptomyces sp. NBC_01298 genome:
- a CDS encoding ATP-grasp domain-containing protein translates to MVFTTSERQRVILVGSRIQQYREYALASLAQHYEVTLVAPEAPTWQARYVETHRIADTTDAAKLYAPVADLRGEVADAAIVTWDEWSLVAVSSVAKKLGMRAMDPAAAKICRDKYATRQALEAAGMAAVRYVPATTEDEAVAAAESIGFPVVVKPRTLGGSFGVMMARDVDGLRRAFRLASTSRLRGAGTTASVLIEEFIEGPELSVDSVVVDGLATPVCVARKRLGAHPYFEEVGHLVTDWRHEPWADAVTQLVQDSHRAAGVDYGVTHTELRVAAEGPRLIELNGRLGGDLIPHLNKLATGVDLPLAAARIAFEETPDVTPTRALSAEVRFLYPAYDGAVDRVVLPAPEDVEDLAEAVALVEPGDELLLPPRGLTPRSAALIAVGETPARTRRALDRAEALSRTEVSGVAAHRLGARVENAVTRRFFDHERTAARQTVSGVRGVEWFRYGAGGGEGLNRPVFLSEADVTGLENDLNGLFELLKAVPARLFGGDLRAFATAVGMSPTQADLVLRGSVDELAPLSRADLYRETGGFRVMELNTGSSLGGWQMGEFARALIQDAEFAEFAAAEGLVYPDPLARITEVLRRQAPSLEGIERPLLAITDWPEGFEKSKCWMEFVVPAFERLGFETVVCHLGDFAYENGKVLHAGREVDVVYRMFLPGEMPDEPRTYDLVNPLLDAVEAGTVELFAPLDCELYGNKGSLAMLSDERNRAVFTEAERELIDRILPWTRFVRDEKVTFGGEKIDLLPYAIANKDHLVLKPTLLYGGVGVTPGWTTDQKEWVATLRQAVDGPYVLQHRLLPTTERFLSEDGETCEDMAVAYGTLMVDGRYAGTLARGVTDPAVGIVSMLRGAQIGCAFHVDPAAEGVEAK, encoded by the coding sequence GTCGCCGACGCCGCGATCGTCACCTGGGACGAGTGGTCGCTGGTCGCCGTCTCCTCGGTCGCCAAGAAGCTCGGCATGCGGGCCATGGACCCGGCGGCCGCCAAGATCTGCCGCGACAAGTACGCCACCCGCCAGGCCCTGGAAGCCGCCGGGATGGCCGCCGTGCGCTACGTCCCGGCCACCACCGAGGACGAGGCCGTCGCCGCCGCCGAGTCCATCGGCTTCCCCGTCGTCGTCAAGCCCCGCACCCTCGGCGGCAGCTTCGGCGTGATGATGGCCCGCGACGTGGACGGCCTGCGCCGGGCCTTCCGGCTCGCCTCCACCAGCCGGCTGCGCGGCGCCGGCACCACTGCCTCGGTCCTGATCGAGGAGTTCATCGAAGGCCCCGAACTGAGCGTGGACAGCGTCGTCGTGGACGGCCTGGCCACCCCCGTCTGCGTGGCCCGCAAGCGCCTCGGCGCCCACCCGTACTTCGAAGAGGTCGGCCACCTGGTCACCGACTGGCGCCACGAGCCCTGGGCCGACGCCGTCACCCAGCTCGTCCAGGACTCGCACCGCGCCGCCGGAGTCGACTACGGGGTCACCCACACCGAACTGCGCGTCGCCGCCGAGGGCCCCCGCCTGATCGAGCTCAACGGCCGCCTCGGCGGCGACCTCATCCCGCACCTGAACAAGCTCGCCACCGGCGTGGACCTGCCGCTGGCCGCCGCCAGGATCGCCTTCGAGGAGACCCCGGACGTCACCCCGACCCGAGCCCTCAGCGCCGAGGTCCGCTTCCTCTACCCGGCCTACGACGGCGCCGTCGACCGCGTCGTCCTGCCCGCCCCCGAGGACGTCGAGGACCTGGCCGAGGCCGTCGCCCTGGTCGAGCCCGGCGACGAGCTGCTGCTCCCGCCCCGCGGCCTCACCCCCCGCTCCGCCGCGCTCATCGCGGTCGGCGAGACCCCGGCCCGCACCCGCCGCGCCCTGGACCGCGCCGAGGCGCTCTCGCGTACGGAGGTCTCCGGTGTCGCCGCGCACCGGCTCGGCGCCCGCGTCGAGAACGCCGTGACCCGCCGCTTCTTCGACCACGAGCGCACCGCCGCCCGCCAGACCGTCTCCGGCGTCCGGGGCGTGGAGTGGTTCCGCTACGGAGCCGGCGGCGGCGAGGGGCTCAACCGCCCCGTCTTCCTCAGCGAGGCCGACGTCACGGGCCTGGAGAACGACCTGAACGGCCTCTTCGAACTGCTCAAGGCGGTGCCCGCCCGGCTCTTCGGCGGCGACCTGCGCGCCTTCGCCACCGCCGTCGGGATGTCGCCCACCCAGGCCGACCTGGTCCTGCGCGGCTCCGTGGACGAGCTCGCCCCGCTCTCCCGCGCCGACCTGTACCGCGAGACCGGCGGCTTCCGCGTCATGGAACTCAACACCGGCTCCTCGCTGGGCGGCTGGCAGATGGGCGAGTTCGCCCGCGCCCTGATCCAGGACGCCGAGTTCGCCGAGTTCGCGGCAGCCGAGGGCCTGGTCTACCCCGACCCGCTCGCCCGCATCACCGAGGTGCTGCGCCGCCAGGCCCCCTCCCTCGAGGGCATCGAGCGGCCGCTGCTGGCGATCACCGACTGGCCCGAGGGCTTCGAGAAGTCCAAGTGCTGGATGGAGTTCGTCGTCCCGGCCTTCGAACGGCTCGGCTTCGAGACCGTCGTCTGCCACCTCGGCGACTTCGCCTACGAGAACGGCAAGGTCCTGCACGCCGGCCGCGAGGTCGATGTCGTCTACCGGATGTTCCTGCCCGGCGAAATGCCCGACGAGCCCCGCACCTACGACCTCGTCAACCCGCTCCTCGACGCCGTCGAGGCCGGCACGGTCGAACTGTTCGCCCCGCTCGACTGCGAGCTGTACGGCAACAAGGGCAGCCTCGCGATGCTCAGCGACGAGCGCAACCGCGCCGTCTTCACCGAGGCCGAGCGCGAGCTGATCGACCGGATCCTGCCCTGGACCCGCTTCGTCCGCGACGAGAAGGTCACCTTCGGCGGCGAGAAGATCGACCTGCTGCCCTACGCCATCGCCAACAAGGACCACCTGGTCCTCAAACCCACCCTGCTCTACGGCGGCGTCGGCGTGACCCCCGGCTGGACCACCGACCAGAAGGAATGGGTCGCCACGCTCCGCCAGGCCGTCGACGGCCCGTACGTCCTCCAGCACCGCCTGCTGCCGACCACCGAGCGGTTCCTCTCCGAGGACGGCGAGACCTGCGAGGACATGGCCGTCGCCTACGGAACGCTGATGGTCGACGGACGCTACGCCGGCACCCTGGCCCGCGGCGTCACCGACCCGGCCGTCGGCATCGTGAGCATGCTGCGCGGTGCCCAGATCGGCTGCGCGTTCCACGTCGACCCGGCCGCCGAGGGAGTGGAAGCCAAGTGA
- a CDS encoding MFS transporter, which translates to MTDIGNGAAEPVEETAAAAPAAAAPATLWRDPEFLKFWSGEAISQVGAQVTTLALPLTAVLTLDASSSQVGFVNAASYAPFLMVTLLVGVWVDRVRRRPLMIMANIGRALLVSAVPLLAVLDLLRIEHVYVAALLVGTLTVVFDVSYQSYLPTLVGKQHLVEGNSKLQGTSSLAQIGGPGLAGLLIGWVTAPYALLINGVSYLVSVLTLLAVRRVEPEPVPQQERTGIRTSIAEGIRIIWDSAHLRACALQSGLYNLCWMSLQTVFVLYAARTLGISPGGIGLLLGTGAVGSLAGSMLAQWLKRRIGLGRAILAALLLCCLAPVAIPAAPANGGALSLALFVAAFGLIGAGGTMANIHIISLRQSMTPDHLLGRMNAGYRFVSWGTLPLGALLGGWLGDLIGLRETLFVTAGLFLTAVLVVLNSPVWRLKEFPPQLVAQPRKVDAR; encoded by the coding sequence GTGACCGACATCGGGAACGGGGCCGCCGAGCCGGTGGAGGAGACGGCGGCCGCGGCACCGGCCGCCGCCGCCCCCGCCACGCTCTGGCGGGACCCGGAGTTCCTCAAGTTCTGGTCCGGGGAGGCGATCTCACAGGTCGGGGCCCAGGTCACGACCCTGGCGCTGCCGCTCACCGCGGTGCTCACGCTCGACGCCAGCTCCTCCCAGGTGGGCTTCGTCAACGCGGCCTCCTACGCCCCGTTCCTGATGGTCACCCTCCTGGTCGGCGTATGGGTCGACCGGGTGCGGCGCAGGCCCCTGATGATCATGGCCAACATAGGGCGGGCGCTGCTGGTCAGCGCGGTGCCGCTGCTGGCCGTGCTCGACCTGCTCCGCATCGAGCACGTGTACGTCGCCGCGCTGCTCGTGGGCACCCTCACGGTGGTCTTCGACGTCTCCTACCAGTCGTACCTGCCGACCCTGGTCGGCAAGCAGCACCTGGTGGAGGGCAACAGCAAGCTCCAGGGCACCAGTTCGCTGGCCCAGATCGGCGGGCCGGGCCTCGCCGGCCTGCTCATCGGCTGGGTCACCGCCCCCTACGCGCTGCTGATCAACGGGGTCTCGTACCTCGTCTCCGTGCTCACCCTGCTCGCGGTGCGGCGCGTCGAGCCGGAGCCGGTGCCCCAGCAGGAGCGCACCGGGATCCGGACCAGCATCGCCGAGGGCATCCGGATCATCTGGGACAGCGCCCACCTGCGGGCCTGCGCCCTCCAGTCCGGGCTCTACAACCTCTGCTGGATGTCCCTCCAGACGGTGTTCGTGCTCTACGCCGCTCGCACGCTCGGCATCTCGCCCGGCGGCATCGGCCTGCTGCTGGGCACCGGGGCGGTCGGCTCGCTGGCCGGCTCGATGCTCGCGCAATGGCTCAAGCGCAGGATCGGTCTCGGCCGCGCCATCCTGGCGGCGCTGCTGCTGTGCTGCCTGGCCCCCGTGGCCATCCCGGCGGCCCCGGCGAACGGCGGGGCGCTCTCGCTGGCCCTGTTCGTCGCCGCCTTCGGCCTGATCGGGGCCGGCGGCACCATGGCCAACATCCACATCATCAGCCTGCGCCAGTCCATGACCCCGGACCACCTGCTGGGCCGCATGAACGCCGGCTACCGCTTCGTCTCCTGGGGGACGCTCCCGCTCGGCGCCCTGCTGGGCGGCTGGCTCGGCGACCTCATCGGGCTGCGCGAGACGCTGTTCGTCACGGCCGGGCTGTTCCTGACCGCCGTCCTGGTGGTCCTCAACTCGCCGGTGTGGCGCCTGAAGGAGTTCCCGCCCCAGCTCGTCGCGCAGCCCCGGAAGGTGGACGCAAGGTGA
- a CDS encoding aminotransferase-like domain-containing protein has product MTPVQQPPAIGSLLARRTGWGRSDAVSRILAAAAAPGVLSMAGGIPAPDSFPVARLAEATDRLFAGSAGSAVRALQYAPTDGIAPLRELIAARASATGSTVGPDRVMVTAGSQQGLDLVAQTLIDEGDEVALDDPSYLGAVQVFRRAGARLLPVPGDAEGMRTDVLEQRLLAGARPKLVYVVPHFHNPTGAVLCEERRRHLAALAERFGFVIVEDDPYGDLAFEGGRLPSTDVHSGRVVRLMSLSKTVCPGLRVAGLVAPAELIGELVAAKQCGDLQTNTFGQYLLADLLGDPEFLPTHLAGLRTLYGGRARAMEALLREQLPWLDFERPRGGLFFWCRLTDPRVGSDALYAHALAQGVAIVPGTPFCIDEDGSRVLRLSFASLDGAQRREGVSRLAAAWEKALADGV; this is encoded by the coding sequence GTGACCCCCGTACAGCAACCGCCCGCCATCGGGAGCCTGCTCGCCCGCCGCACCGGCTGGGGCCGCTCCGACGCGGTGAGCCGGATCCTGGCGGCCGCCGCCGCCCCCGGGGTGCTCTCGATGGCCGGCGGGATCCCGGCCCCCGACAGCTTCCCCGTGGCCCGGCTCGCCGAGGCCACCGACCGGCTGTTCGCCGGGTCGGCCGGGTCCGCGGTACGTGCGCTCCAGTACGCCCCCACGGACGGCATCGCCCCGCTGCGCGAGCTGATCGCGGCCCGGGCGAGCGCGACGGGGTCCACCGTCGGACCCGACCGGGTGATGGTCACCGCGGGCAGCCAGCAGGGCCTGGACCTCGTCGCCCAGACCCTGATCGACGAGGGCGACGAGGTGGCCCTGGACGATCCGAGCTACCTGGGCGCCGTGCAGGTCTTCCGGCGGGCCGGCGCCCGGCTGCTGCCGGTGCCCGGTGACGCGGAGGGGATGCGCACCGACGTACTGGAGCAGCGGCTCCTCGCCGGGGCCCGGCCCAAGCTGGTCTATGTCGTACCGCACTTCCACAACCCCACCGGAGCCGTGCTCTGCGAGGAGCGGCGCCGCCACCTGGCCGCGCTGGCCGAGCGGTTCGGCTTCGTGATCGTCGAGGACGACCCCTACGGGGACCTGGCCTTCGAGGGGGGCAGGCTGCCGTCCACCGACGTCCACAGCGGACGCGTGGTCCGGCTCATGAGCCTCTCCAAGACGGTCTGCCCGGGGCTGCGGGTGGCCGGCCTGGTCGCCCCGGCCGAGCTGATCGGGGAACTGGTCGCCGCCAAACAGTGCGGGGACCTGCAGACCAACACCTTCGGCCAGTACCTCCTCGCCGACCTGCTCGGGGACCCGGAGTTCCTGCCGACCCATCTGGCGGGCCTGCGCACGCTGTACGGCGGCCGGGCCCGCGCCATGGAGGCGCTGCTGCGCGAGCAACTGCCCTGGCTGGACTTCGAACGGCCGCGCGGCGGCCTCTTCTTCTGGTGCCGGCTGACCGACCCCCGGGTCGGCTCGGACGCGCTCTACGCGCACGCGCTGGCGCAGGGCGTCGCCATCGTGCCCGGCACGCCCTTCTGCATCGACGAGGACGGCTCGCGGGTCCTGCGGCTGTCCTTCGCCTCCCTGGACGGCGCGCAGCGCCGGGAAGGCGTCTCCCGTCTGGCCGCGGCCTGGGAGAAGGCACTGGCCGACGGGGTGTGA
- a CDS encoding nuclear transport factor 2 family protein yields MTTTSHAPVTAESLVARLFEVIDTRSWDRLGEVFAPDAVYERPGYPALEGLDRIRRFYEHERIITSGAHEVSQVTGGLAAAACWGRFQGADRNGTALDEAFADTYLVRDGRIERRKTFFYRPAI; encoded by the coding sequence GTGACAACGACGTCGCACGCACCGGTGACCGCCGAATCCCTGGTGGCCCGGCTGTTCGAGGTGATCGACACCCGCTCGTGGGACCGGCTCGGCGAGGTCTTCGCGCCGGACGCCGTGTACGAACGGCCGGGCTACCCGGCGCTGGAGGGCCTCGACCGGATCCGCCGGTTCTACGAGCACGAGCGGATCATCACCTCGGGAGCCCACGAGGTGAGCCAGGTGACCGGCGGCCTGGCCGCGGCCGCCTGCTGGGGGCGGTTCCAGGGCGCCGACAGGAACGGCACGGCCCTGGACGAGGCCTTCGCCGACACCTACCTCGTCCGCGACGGCAGGATCGAGCGGCGCAAGACCTTCTTCTACCGTCCGGCGATCTGA
- a CDS encoding DUF937 domain-containing protein, whose product MSEPSFQDDVLNELGDDRLTEIAGLLGTDTNGARDTVAATVGAMTGDLQQKADADDDDGNEVRQAFAEVTQAPLEGVATLGGGLGGMLSGGMMAGVLAKVSKPVANAVSKKTGIPAPTVARVIELLIPVLLAVFAKRAAGKAGGAGAGAGAGSPTAAGGESPIPSPGAVPGAAGAAPAGPAGAAPAGGGSLGDLLGQILGGGKK is encoded by the coding sequence ATGAGCGAACCTTCCTTCCAGGACGACGTGCTGAACGAACTCGGCGACGACCGGCTGACCGAGATCGCCGGTCTCCTCGGCACCGACACGAACGGCGCCCGCGACACCGTCGCGGCCACGGTCGGGGCGATGACCGGCGACCTCCAGCAGAAGGCCGACGCCGATGACGACGACGGCAACGAGGTCCGCCAGGCCTTCGCCGAGGTCACCCAGGCCCCGCTGGAAGGCGTGGCCACCCTCGGCGGCGGCCTGGGCGGCATGCTCAGCGGCGGGATGATGGCCGGGGTGCTCGCCAAGGTGAGCAAGCCCGTGGCCAACGCCGTATCGAAGAAGACCGGCATCCCCGCGCCCACCGTGGCCCGGGTCATCGAGCTGCTGATCCCGGTCCTGCTGGCGGTCTTCGCCAAGCGCGCGGCCGGAAAGGCCGGAGGCGCGGGTGCGGGCGCGGGCGCCGGGTCCCCGACGGCAGCCGGCGGCGAGTCCCCCATCCCGTCACCGGGAGCGGTACCGGGCGCGGCGGGCGCGGCCCCCGCGGGTCCGGCCGGCGCGGCCCCGGCGGGCGGCGGCAGCCTGGGCGACCTGCTCGGCCAGATCCTCGGCGGCGGCAAGAAGTAG
- the recD2 gene encoding SF1B family DNA helicase RecD2: MTTNAPAAPAVVEGVLERITYANEESGYTVARVDTGRGAGDLLTVVGSLLGAQPGESLRMEGRWGSHAQYGRQFTVENYTTLLPATIQGIRRYLGSGLIKGIGPKIADRIVEHFGLDTLDVIEEQPKRLIEVPGLGPKRTKLIGAAWEEQKAIKEVMVFLQGVGVSTSIAVRIYKKYADASISVVKNQPYRLAADVWGIGFLTADRIAQAVGIPHDSPERVKAGLQYALSQSADQGHCFLPEDRLIADGVKLLQVDTGLVIDCLAELAGDPEGVVRESVPDPQGGPDPLTAVYLVPFHRAELSLAGQVRRLLNAEEDRLPAFRDVDWDKALGWLAGRTGATLAPAQRDAVRLALTRRVAVLTGGPGCGKSFTVRSIVELARAKKAKVVLAAPTGRAAKRLAELTGAEASTVHRLLELKPGGDAAYDRERPLDADLVVVDEASMLDLLLANKLVKAVAPGAHLLLVGDVDQLPSVGAGEVLRDLLAEGGPVPAVRLTTIFRQAQQSGVVTNAHRINTGLPPITDGLPDFFLFPEEDTEEAGKLAVDVAARRVPARFGLDPRRDIQVLAPMHRGPAGAGNLNALLQQAITPARPGLPEKRFGGRVFRVGDKVTQIRNNYDKGANGVFNGTVGVVTGLDLEEQRLTVRTDEDEEVAYEFAELDELAHAYAVTIHRSQGSEYPAVVIPVTTGAWMMLQRNLLYTAVTRAKKLVVLVGSRKALAQAVRTVSAGRRYTAVAPRLSGRIPVGNIT; this comes from the coding sequence ATGACGACGAACGCGCCCGCGGCACCGGCGGTGGTCGAAGGCGTGCTGGAGCGCATCACCTACGCCAACGAGGAGAGCGGGTACACGGTCGCCCGCGTGGACACCGGCCGTGGCGCCGGCGACCTGCTCACGGTCGTCGGATCCCTCCTCGGGGCCCAGCCGGGTGAATCGCTGCGCATGGAGGGCCGCTGGGGCTCGCACGCCCAGTACGGCAGGCAGTTCACCGTGGAGAACTACACGACGCTGCTCCCCGCCACGATCCAGGGCATCCGGCGCTATCTCGGCTCCGGCCTGATCAAGGGCATCGGTCCGAAGATCGCGGACCGGATCGTGGAGCACTTCGGCCTCGACACCCTCGACGTCATCGAGGAGCAGCCGAAACGGCTGATCGAAGTGCCCGGCCTCGGCCCCAAGCGGACCAAGCTGATCGGCGCGGCCTGGGAGGAGCAGAAGGCCATCAAGGAGGTCATGGTCTTCCTCCAGGGGGTCGGCGTCTCCACCTCCATCGCCGTGCGCATCTACAAGAAGTACGCCGACGCCTCCATCTCCGTGGTGAAGAACCAGCCGTACCGGCTCGCCGCCGACGTCTGGGGCATCGGCTTCCTCACCGCCGACCGCATCGCTCAGGCCGTCGGGATCCCGCACGACAGCCCGGAGCGGGTCAAGGCCGGCCTCCAGTACGCCCTGTCCCAGTCCGCCGACCAGGGGCACTGCTTCCTGCCCGAGGACCGGCTCATCGCCGACGGGGTCAAACTGCTCCAGGTGGACACCGGGCTGGTCATCGACTGCCTGGCCGAGCTCGCCGGAGATCCGGAAGGGGTCGTACGGGAATCCGTGCCCGACCCGCAGGGCGGCCCGGACCCCCTCACCGCCGTGTACCTCGTGCCGTTCCACCGCGCCGAGCTGTCCCTGGCCGGTCAGGTGCGCCGCCTCCTGAACGCGGAGGAGGACCGGCTGCCCGCCTTCCGGGACGTGGACTGGGACAAGGCCCTGGGCTGGCTCGCCGGCCGGACCGGAGCCACGCTGGCCCCCGCGCAGCGCGACGCGGTCCGCCTCGCGCTCACCCGCCGGGTCGCGGTGCTCACCGGCGGGCCGGGCTGCGGCAAGTCCTTCACCGTCCGCTCGATCGTGGAGCTGGCCCGGGCCAAGAAGGCCAAGGTGGTCCTCGCCGCCCCCACCGGCCGGGCGGCGAAGCGGCTGGCCGAGCTCACCGGGGCCGAGGCCTCCACCGTGCACCGGCTCCTGGAGCTCAAGCCGGGCGGGGACGCGGCGTACGACCGGGAGCGGCCGCTCGACGCGGACCTGGTCGTGGTGGACGAGGCCTCGATGCTCGACCTGCTGCTGGCGAACAAGCTGGTCAAGGCCGTGGCACCCGGTGCCCACCTCCTGCTGGTCGGGGACGTGGACCAGCTGCCCTCGGTCGGGGCGGGCGAGGTGCTGCGCGATCTGCTCGCCGAGGGCGGACCGGTCCCGGCCGTCCGGCTGACGACCATCTTCCGGCAGGCCCAGCAGTCCGGGGTGGTCACCAACGCCCACCGGATCAACACCGGCCTGCCGCCGATCACCGACGGGCTCCCCGACTTCTTCCTGTTCCCGGAGGAGGACACCGAGGAGGCCGGAAAGCTCGCCGTGGACGTCGCCGCCCGTCGTGTTCCGGCCAGATTCGGCCTCGACCCGAGGCGGGACATCCAGGTCCTCGCCCCCATGCACCGCGGCCCGGCCGGCGCCGGAAACCTCAACGCGCTGCTCCAGCAGGCCATCACCCCGGCCCGGCCGGGCCTGCCCGAGAAGCGGTTCGGCGGCCGGGTCTTCCGGGTCGGCGACAAGGTCACGCAGATCCGCAACAACTACGACAAGGGCGCCAACGGGGTCTTCAACGGCACGGTCGGCGTGGTCACCGGCCTTGACCTGGAGGAACAACGGCTGACGGTGCGCACGGACGAAGACGAGGAAGTGGCCTACGAGTTCGCGGAGCTCGACGAGCTGGCCCACGCCTACGCCGTCACCATCCACCGCTCCCAGGGGAGCGAGTATCCGGCGGTGGTGATCCCGGTCACGACCGGCGCTTGGATGATGCTCCAGCGGAACCTTTTGTATACGGCCGTCACCCGGGCGAAGAAACTGGTCGTCCTGGTCGGGTCCCGCAAGGCCCTCGCCCAGGCGGTGCGTACCGTTTCCGCAGGCAGGAGGTACACGGCCGTCGCACCCAGGCTCTCCGGCCGCATACCGGTGGGAAACATCACCTAG